A part of Candidatus Chromulinivoraceae bacterium genomic DNA contains:
- a CDS encoding Ku protein: MRALWSGSISFGLVNIPVRLYSGVNPHEGIDLDMLHKDDNSPIRYARICRKDGEEVPWNDIVKGYEYRDGDYVVLTKKDLEKLDSEQTETIDIQHFVDEDEIDIRYYEHPYYLEPTKGGDKAYALLRGALESSGKSALVTFVMREREHLGVIKPVGRALVLTQMRFPTDLREATELKFPSETSVTKDEVKVALKLISQETKPFIPEDYEDTFTEELEDLIEAKTKGKKLKKRPSKQPDTQAKDLMTALKASLKEE, translated from the coding sequence ATGCGTGCATTATGGAGCGGATCAATCAGCTTTGGACTCGTTAATATACCGGTACGGTTATATAGCGGTGTCAATCCACACGAGGGGATAGACCTAGATATGCTTCATAAGGACGATAACTCTCCCATTCGTTATGCTCGTATTTGCCGAAAAGATGGCGAAGAAGTGCCATGGAACGATATCGTAAAAGGTTACGAGTACCGTGATGGCGATTACGTAGTGCTTACGAAAAAAGACCTGGAAAAACTCGATAGTGAACAGACTGAAACGATAGATATTCAGCACTTTGTCGACGAAGACGAGATCGACATCCGTTACTACGAGCACCCATATTATCTCGAGCCAACCAAAGGTGGTGACAAAGCTTATGCGCTCCTTCGCGGAGCCCTAGAAAGCTCAGGCAAATCCGCGCTTGTAACGTTTGTAATGCGTGAGCGTGAACATCTAGGCGTTATTAAGCCCGTTGGTCGAGCACTCGTACTGACGCAAATGCGATTTCCAACCGACCTACGAGAAGCGACCGAGCTTAAGTTTCCATCTGAAACGAGTGTCACTAAAGACGAAGTCAAGGTTGCACTTAAATTAATCTCACAGGAAACCAAGCCGTTTATTCCCGAGGACTACGAAGACACGTTTACCGAAGAACTCGAAGACCTTATTGAAGCCAAAACCAAGGGCAAAAAACTCAAAAAACGACCATCCAAGCAGCCCGATACCCAGGCTAAAGACCTTATGACTGCACTTAAAGCGAGTTTGAAGGAAGAATAA
- a CDS encoding 50S ribosomal protein L11: MAKKVIGNIKFRVPAGRATAGPPVGSTLGQWGLNMMDFINPFNDATKGDMGKDVIVHLQVFEDRTFTWKSLGQPVDDAIREAIGIKKGSSKPHAEKVGKITRAQLEAIAESKKDHLNAIDMDGRVKVIAGTARSMGVEVVD, translated from the coding sequence ATGGCTAAAAAAGTTATCGGAAACATCAAGTTCCGCGTGCCAGCCGGCCGCGCAACTGCAGGTCCTCCAGTAGGTTCTACCCTCGGTCAATGGGGCCTGAACATGATGGATTTCATTAACCCATTTAACGACGCTACCAAAGGCGATATGGGTAAAGACGTTATCGTTCACCTCCAAGTGTTCGAAGACCGTACCTTTACCTGGAAGTCTCTTGGTCAGCCAGTAGACGACGCTATCCGCGAAGCTATCGGTATCAAAAAAGGTAGCAGCAAACCACACGCCGAAAAGGTTGGTAAGATTACTCGCGCGCAGCTTGAAGCTATCGCAGAATCTAAGAAAGACCACCTTAACGCTATCGATATGGATGGTCGCGTTAAAGTTATCGCCGGCACCGCACGCTCAATGGGTGTCGAAGTCGTCGACTAA
- the eno gene encoding phosphopyruvate hydratase translates to MDIARIHARQIIDSRGNPTVEADVVLSDGTLGRAAVPSGASTGSNEAVELRDGGSDFGGKGVMKAVGNVNGIIAEKLIGMDASDQRVLDKTLIDLDGTPNKGNLGANAILAVSLAAAKAVALSKGIPLYGYFRSLAEENGDFLLPVPMMNIINGGKHAAGSTDIQEFMIMPVGAPTFTKAIQMGAEIFHALAKVLKENGYGTTVGDEGGYAPHVKKGNAEALELISAAVEKAGYELGKDVVLALDVAASELYEDGKYHLATENRSLSSDEMVEWLAELAEKYPIASIEDGLAEDDWDAWSKLTKRIGTKLQIVGDDLLVTNVSFLKRGIDEKAANAILIKLNQIGTLSETIDAVAMAHEAGWNAVISHRSGETEDTTIAHLVVGLATGQIKTGSMSRTDRVAKYNELLRIEEELGAEAKYAGRDALGMN, encoded by the coding sequence ATGGATATTGCACGAATTCACGCCCGACAAATTATTGATTCTCGAGGAAACCCCACTGTTGAAGCGGACGTAGTACTAAGCGACGGTACGCTTGGCCGTGCGGCTGTGCCCTCTGGCGCATCAACTGGCAGTAATGAAGCTGTCGAACTCCGTGACGGTGGTAGTGATTTTGGCGGTAAGGGCGTTATGAAGGCGGTTGGAAACGTTAATGGAATTATCGCTGAAAAGCTCATTGGTATGGATGCCTCTGATCAGCGCGTGCTCGATAAGACGTTGATCGATCTGGATGGCACGCCAAACAAAGGCAATCTAGGCGCAAACGCAATCTTAGCCGTTTCGCTTGCAGCTGCTAAAGCCGTCGCTCTTTCAAAAGGTATTCCATTGTATGGATACTTCCGTTCACTTGCAGAGGAGAATGGCGACTTCCTCTTGCCCGTTCCAATGATGAACATTATCAATGGCGGTAAGCACGCGGCTGGCTCTACTGATATTCAAGAGTTTATGATTATGCCAGTCGGAGCTCCTACCTTTACTAAGGCAATCCAAATGGGCGCGGAAATTTTCCATGCACTAGCTAAGGTACTTAAGGAAAACGGCTACGGCACGACTGTCGGTGATGAGGGTGGCTATGCGCCTCATGTTAAAAAAGGTAATGCCGAAGCGCTTGAGTTGATTAGCGCTGCGGTAGAAAAAGCTGGTTACGAATTGGGTAAGGACGTTGTATTAGCGTTGGATGTTGCAGCAAGCGAGCTGTATGAAGATGGCAAGTATCATCTTGCAACCGAAAATCGTAGTCTAAGTTCGGATGAAATGGTTGAATGGTTGGCGGAGTTAGCGGAAAAATACCCGATAGCCTCTATCGAGGATGGCCTGGCCGAGGATGACTGGGACGCTTGGAGCAAACTCACGAAACGCATAGGTACTAAGCTGCAGATTGTTGGCGATGATCTACTTGTCACGAACGTTAGTTTCTTAAAGCGTGGTATCGATGAAAAGGCTGCAAATGCGATTTTAATTAAGCTCAATCAAATTGGTACACTGAGTGAAACTATTGATGCGGTCGCTATGGCCCATGAAGCGGGCTGGAATGCAGTTATCTCGCATCGTTCAGGAGAGACAGAGGATACGACGATCGCTCATCTTGTCGTCGGACTTGCGACAGGTCAGATTAAGACAGGTTCAATGAGTCGCACTGACCGCGTGGCTAAATACAACGAGTTGCTCCGCATTGAAGAAGAACTTGGCGCAGAGGCAAAATATGCTGGCCGTGACGCTTTGGGGATGAATTAA
- a CDS encoding 2,3-diphosphoglycerate-dependent phosphoglycerate mutase, with translation MAYLVLVRHGQSEWNLLGQWTGLTDVSLTDDGREEARRAARTLEDIDLHRAYTSKLKRAKHTLDEIMEHLDYKDIQRSEHEELNERDYGDLTGKNKWQVKEEYGEEKFMKWRRSWDHPVPGGETLKDVSGRVLPFYEQHILNDLKNGKNVIVAAHGNSLRALIKHLDRIADDDAHTVEIMTGEVIVYEVGEAGELLKKEIRLTNDKKV, from the coding sequence ATGGCATATCTGGTACTTGTCCGTCACGGACAGTCTGAGTGGAACCTTCTAGGCCAATGGACGGGTCTTACGGATGTATCTTTAACGGATGATGGCCGTGAAGAAGCCCGCCGAGCTGCACGTACACTAGAAGATATCGATCTTCATCGTGCCTATACCTCAAAATTGAAACGCGCCAAGCATACACTCGATGAGATTATGGAGCATCTGGATTACAAGGACATTCAGCGAAGTGAGCACGAAGAGCTTAACGAACGCGACTACGGCGATCTAACCGGCAAAAACAAGTGGCAGGTCAAAGAAGAATATGGCGAAGAGAAGTTTATGAAATGGCGTCGTAGCTGGGATCACCCCGTGCCGGGCGGCGAAACTCTCAAAGACGTTTCCGGTCGCGTACTTCCTTTTTATGAACAACATATTCTCAATGATCTCAAAAACGGTAAAAATGTTATTGTAGCAGCACATGGCAATTCACTACGCGCACTCATAAAACACCTCGATAGAATCGCCGATGATGACGCGCATACGGTTGAGATTATGACCGGTGAAGTCATAGTGTATGAGGTCGGCGAAGCTGGCGAGCTGCTTAAAAAAGAGATTCGTCTAACGAATGATAAAAAAGTCTAA
- a CDS encoding penicillin-binding protein activator, whose product MPEDEIPNLLHAGGETNGLPVANKPKKKWLIPLLIGLTVLIVVVAGAWAYMRYEASIVQKKPAIKVGVLMAFTGGSSNMGYGTMKGIQLAKKQLNADNIELVQADSHCDPQTAKSAMQSLIDKGVVAVIGDGCSSASLAALPLANSNKIPMVSPSASSVTLSIPNDYFFRVIPSDNYQAAYMAKAIRDKGITRVAVFYTNEPYGSAMSTSFQEQFKTLGGQVAATSYAEPDDINLTTEMQKLKAVNPQAIFIAPNSLVTATAAVQVARNVGLVVPLFGGDVMYDKTLISNAPTASNGLTITTFPTGSDTFKRLMLNEYKVSEQLYAAPQAYDAFEAIYRTISSGATTGEAIHSALPSINFKGMSADISFDQNGEEPGTNYTYDLLQVESGIFTPVAR is encoded by the coding sequence ATGCCGGAAGATGAAATACCAAATCTGTTGCATGCGGGTGGCGAAACAAATGGATTACCAGTTGCGAATAAACCTAAGAAGAAATGGCTTATACCTTTGTTGATCGGCCTTACGGTACTTATAGTAGTAGTCGCTGGTGCTTGGGCCTATATGCGATACGAGGCTTCAATTGTGCAGAAGAAACCAGCTATTAAGGTTGGTGTATTGATGGCCTTTACCGGAGGTTCTAGTAATATGGGCTACGGCACAATGAAAGGTATCCAGCTGGCTAAAAAACAGTTGAATGCAGATAATATCGAACTTGTACAAGCAGACTCACATTGCGACCCACAAACTGCAAAGAGCGCAATGCAATCGCTAATAGATAAGGGCGTTGTTGCAGTTATTGGAGACGGCTGTTCGAGTGCTTCTCTTGCAGCTCTTCCACTGGCTAATAGTAATAAAATCCCTATGGTCAGCCCATCGGCATCTTCCGTAACACTCTCCATACCAAATGACTATTTCTTTCGGGTAATTCCTTCGGATAATTACCAAGCTGCTTATATGGCTAAGGCCATTCGCGACAAAGGTATTACGCGCGTTGCCGTATTCTACACAAACGAGCCGTATGGCTCGGCAATGAGTACAAGTTTCCAGGAACAATTTAAAACACTTGGCGGACAAGTGGCGGCAACTTCATATGCCGAACCAGACGATATTAACCTGACGACTGAGATGCAGAAACTTAAGGCGGTTAATCCGCAAGCGATCTTTATTGCACCTAACTCTCTCGTGACGGCAACGGCAGCTGTTCAGGTGGCGCGTAACGTAGGGCTCGTGGTACCGTTGTTTGGCGGGGACGTCATGTATGACAAAACCCTTATTTCTAATGCACCGACAGCGTCGAATGGATTGACGATTACCACATTCCCTACAGGATCAGATACATTTAAAAGATTAATGCTTAATGAATATAAAGTCAGCGAGCAGCTTTATGCCGCTCCACAGGCCTACGATGCTTTTGAAGCGATCTACCGCACGATTAGTAGTGGTGCAACAACAGGTGAAGCAATCCATAGCGCATTACCATCAATTAACTTTAAGGGTATGTCGGCAGATATATCGTTTGACCAAAATGGAGAAGAGCCGGGCACAAACTACACTTACGACCTGCTTCAGGTAGAAAGCGGCATCTTTACGCCAGTGGCTCGATAG
- a CDS encoding ATP-binding protein — protein sequence MKFRQKFILTLLLIGLIPMLDVGIFAYISASNALLEKTTNQLNSTAIKQTERIDAIVQSRQEQATQAANQYDLRVSLAQYLAQPSDVAKQHLNTILQGMEVGQSAMQYIRLYDMTNTLIASSVTEQSSSDYLSKIITPGNGDVNSVRIVKDPRDNSIKLEVSTRINAQVILSAVFRTDDLTAVVQDFTGLDQTGETVIVGTDNISLFPVRFNIDGALQTNLASLDANNTTSGVYKTATDYRGHEVLYVTHAVGLSNWTVIDKIDKDEALASTATLRTTMIWIICVVCVIIIAMALVLTGFFTRPILRMVAIAKRIGYGDFSASVSFTRKDEIGILGNSIDSMKENLSQLIRGIESQRERLEVILNTTIEGIFAIDENSTILLANRSAEKLVGGTAKDLLGKNLKEVFLWEQGMQPFTVNYSEQTVKVYENLQFTDKQGTKRYVKLIVAPVHEEPQAGRTHAIVTIHDETSSRELENMKTDFVSMAAHELRTPLTAVRGYLEMASTKGHEQDSVLYVTKALRNINELSGLINNLLDVTRIERGTLVLNMEKIDLASCVAHAYEDARFLAEDRQISLSYSGPQKDKYVVGDLISLREIVNNLLSNAIKYTLPGGTVVMDLQETSADAYTVTVKDTGVGISKEAQKYLFNKFYRVHGGLDSGSKGTGLGLYIARSIAERHEGTISVTSEEGKGSAFTLTLPIFTDEHLQTLRADTDKKDTMTRRKRGWVTKNITR from the coding sequence ATGAAATTCCGACAAAAGTTTATTCTCACACTACTCCTCATTGGTCTTATACCAATGCTTGATGTCGGTATATTTGCTTATATATCTGCCAGTAACGCACTTCTAGAAAAAACCACGAATCAGTTGAACAGTACCGCGATTAAACAAACCGAACGGATTGATGCGATCGTTCAAAGTAGACAAGAGCAGGCTACTCAGGCGGCAAACCAATATGATTTGCGCGTTAGCTTGGCGCAGTACCTGGCACAGCCATCCGATGTAGCCAAGCAACATCTCAATACGATTCTCCAGGGTATGGAGGTTGGTCAGTCGGCAATGCAGTATATTCGTCTTTACGATATGACGAATACACTCATTGCCTCGTCAGTAACTGAACAATCTTCGAGTGATTATCTTTCTAAAATCATAACCCCGGGAAACGGCGATGTTAATAGTGTGCGCATCGTAAAAGATCCTCGCGACAACTCCATTAAATTAGAGGTGTCAACTCGTATTAATGCGCAGGTGATTTTGAGCGCCGTTTTTCGCACAGACGACCTCACGGCGGTCGTTCAAGACTTCACTGGTCTCGATCAGACGGGCGAGACGGTGATTGTCGGTACCGATAATATATCCCTCTTTCCTGTGCGTTTTAATATAGACGGCGCCCTACAGACGAATCTTGCCAGTCTCGATGCAAACAACACTACGTCTGGCGTTTACAAAACAGCTACTGACTACAGGGGTCATGAGGTGCTCTACGTTACTCACGCAGTAGGTCTCAGTAACTGGACAGTGATCGACAAAATTGATAAAGATGAGGCGTTGGCATCTACAGCCACTCTCCGCACGACAATGATTTGGATTATCTGTGTTGTCTGTGTGATTATTATTGCCATGGCGCTTGTTTTGACGGGCTTTTTTACTAGGCCAATCTTGCGTATGGTCGCGATAGCCAAACGTATTGGCTATGGGGATTTTTCGGCGAGTGTTTCGTTTACGCGTAAAGATGAGATTGGCATATTGGGTAATAGCATTGACTCTATGAAAGAAAATCTCAGTCAACTTATTCGAGGCATCGAATCTCAGCGAGAGCGTCTCGAGGTGATTTTAAACACTACGATTGAGGGCATTTTTGCCATTGATGAAAATTCAACCATTTTACTTGCTAACCGGTCGGCCGAAAAACTAGTAGGCGGCACGGCGAAGGACTTACTAGGTAAGAATCTCAAAGAGGTATTTTTATGGGAACAGGGCATGCAGCCTTTTACTGTTAATTACAGTGAGCAGACAGTTAAAGTATATGAGAATCTTCAGTTTACCGATAAGCAAGGCACGAAGCGGTATGTAAAGCTCATTGTTGCACCGGTACACGAAGAGCCTCAAGCTGGACGCACTCACGCTATTGTAACGATTCATGATGAGACATCGAGCCGTGAGCTTGAAAATATGAAGACTGATTTCGTATCCATGGCAGCCCACGAACTTCGCACTCCACTGACGGCTGTGCGTGGCTATCTTGAGATGGCATCGACAAAAGGCCACGAACAAGATAGTGTCTTGTATGTAACGAAAGCTCTCAGAAATATCAATGAATTAAGCGGTCTTATAAATAACCTCCTTGATGTGACGCGTATTGAGCGTGGTACATTGGTATTGAATATGGAAAAAATAGACCTTGCAAGCTGCGTTGCGCATGCCTACGAAGACGCACGATTTCTTGCTGAAGATCGCCAAATTAGCCTCTCCTATAGTGGTCCACAAAAAGATAAGTATGTTGTTGGTGATCTGATTTCGCTACGTGAAATTGTAAATAATCTCTTATCTAACGCGATTAAATATACTCTTCCGGGTGGTACGGTAGTTATGGACTTGCAAGAGACTTCAGCCGATGCCTACACAGTTACCGTAAAAGATACGGGCGTGGGCATATCTAAAGAAGCACAGAAGTATCTATTTAATAAGTTCTACCGTGTCCATGGTGGTCTTGATAGCGGTAGCAAGGGCACGGGACTCGGACTTTATATTGCAAGATCGATCGCCGAGCGTCACGAAGGTACTATTTCGGTAACATCAGAAGAAGGAAAAGGATCAGCTTTTACCCTTACGCTTCCTATATTTACCGATGAACACCTTCAGACACTGCGCGCAGATACAGATAAAAAAGACACTATGACAAGGAGAAAACGTGGCTGGGTTACAAAAAATATTACTCGTTGA
- a CDS encoding response regulator, protein MAGLQKILLVEDNIELRSIYEQYLKRRGYTVTVAVDGEDALRLGKEFRPELVFLDIMMPKIDGLKVLKMLRHDEEYGCTRAKIVLLTNLGDASRVDPKVQKDMDGYVIKAEINLSDLIDIIKSFEGLETKQNSAE, encoded by the coding sequence GTGGCTGGGTTACAAAAAATATTACTCGTTGAGGATAATATAGAACTACGCTCAATATACGAGCAGTATCTAAAAAGACGTGGGTATACAGTTACCGTTGCCGTTGATGGAGAAGATGCTCTACGTCTAGGCAAGGAGTTTCGCCCCGAACTCGTTTTTCTAGATATTATGATGCCTAAGATTGATGGACTAAAAGTACTAAAAATGCTTCGCCACGATGAGGAGTATGGTTGTACGAGAGCTAAGATTGTTCTACTAACAAACCTAGGTGATGCCAGTCGGGTCGATCCTAAGGTTCAAAAAGATATGGACGGCTATGTTATTAAAGCTGAAATAAACCTATCCGATCTTATAGATATTATCAAGTCGTTTGAAGGTCTCGAAACAAAACAAAACAGCGCCGAATAG
- the nusG gene encoding transcription termination/antitermination protein NusG, translated as MSKNRYDSTRQWYAIHTYSGYEEKVAESIRQRINAVDMADKIFDVMVPKEKQIEIKNGKRKVVEKKIFQGYALVEMKLTDETWYIVRNTPGVTGFVGSGTEPTPVSDSEIAKIKKRMGVEDPKHHIDFSEGEVVSITDGPFKGFDGAIAEIDTQKGKIKVMVSMFGRDTPVELDALQVKKV; from the coding sequence ATGTCAAAAAACCGATACGACTCCACCCGCCAATGGTACGCTATTCACACCTATAGTGGTTACGAAGAAAAAGTAGCCGAAAGTATTCGTCAGCGTATTAACGCGGTCGACATGGCCGACAAGATTTTTGACGTCATGGTGCCAAAGGAAAAGCAAATTGAAATCAAGAACGGTAAGCGCAAGGTCGTCGAGAAGAAAATCTTCCAGGGCTATGCCCTCGTCGAGATGAAGCTTACTGACGAAACCTGGTACATCGTTCGTAATACCCCTGGCGTTACGGGCTTTGTTGGTAGCGGCACCGAGCCAACACCAGTTTCAGACTCTGAGATTGCCAAGATTAAAAAGCGTATGGGCGTTGAAGACCCTAAGCACCACATCGACTTTTCAGAAGGTGAAGTCGTTTCTATCACCGATGGGCCATTCAAAGGCTTTGACGGTGCTATCGCTGAAATCGACACCCAAAAGGGCAAGATTAAAGTTATGGTCAGCATGTTTGGCCGCGATACTCCAGTAGAGCTCGACGCACTTCAGGTCAAAAAAGTTTAG
- the secE gene encoding preprotein translocase subunit SecE: protein MATKAKKPAANKAESAAKVTRIVATDSKQAAKKEKPTVEASAATPKKQTNEGKTGIRNPFPAIGGYFAGAWYELKEVRWPNRRATWGLTVAVLAFTAFFIVLILLLDALFKYLFQLILG, encoded by the coding sequence TTGGCAACCAAAGCTAAAAAACCAGCAGCTAACAAGGCGGAGAGCGCTGCGAAGGTTACGCGAATCGTCGCTACCGACTCTAAGCAAGCCGCCAAAAAAGAAAAACCAACTGTCGAAGCCTCTGCAGCGACGCCTAAAAAACAAACAAATGAGGGAAAAACGGGTATTCGCAACCCCTTCCCAGCTATCGGCGGTTATTTCGCCGGTGCTTGGTACGAGCTAAAAGAAGTCCGCTGGCCGAATCGCCGAGCAACGTGGGGACTTACGGTAGCCGTACTTGCGTTCACCGCGTTCTTCATCGTACTGATTTTGCTCCTCGACGCACTATTTAAATATTTATTTCAACTAATTTTAGGATAA
- a CDS encoding glycosyltransferase family 2 protein, with product MAIFLTLAGIIIMFATFFAVRLALSLGSMRPHLTKPLSSKDLPTVSVCIPARNEKHAMTQCLERVLASDYEKLEVVVFDDSSDDETSVLIRSFAHVGVRFVPGTELPGEWLGRNRALDILAHEASGDYIVFMDVDTYITVNSITRLMSYMKTSSKDMISVIPSRQDVWRMSVLFSPLRYFWQLILSHKTIPSASGALWITDREQLLSFGGLARFKHEVQAETKLATLFSSTYQCLVDAGLFGVSYEKKWSSQLETSRRLLYPTMRGWRAPLALATLLTLNIPTVVLLSAFMTGWTSLQYVFGLVLIAFMALYSMYTHIVWRQNWWLGGLLWPIIIAQELMLFVWSVEGYMRHSITWKGRPIAAPITQTERLEIER from the coding sequence ATGGCTATTTTTCTTACCCTTGCCGGAATAATTATAATGTTCGCTACCTTTTTTGCGGTTCGTCTGGCATTATCACTTGGATCTATGCGACCTCACCTCACCAAGCCTCTCTCCTCGAAGGATCTCCCTACAGTCAGTGTTTGTATTCCCGCTCGCAATGAAAAACATGCGATGACTCAATGTCTCGAGCGAGTTCTTGCGAGTGATTACGAAAAATTAGAAGTTGTTGTTTTTGATGATAGTTCGGATGATGAAACATCGGTACTCATTCGTTCGTTTGCTCATGTTGGCGTACGTTTCGTACCAGGGACTGAACTACCCGGCGAATGGTTGGGACGAAACCGAGCACTTGATATCCTCGCACATGAAGCGAGTGGCGACTACATCGTATTTATGGATGTTGATACGTACATTACGGTTAACTCTATTACAAGGCTCATGAGCTACATGAAAACATCATCTAAAGATATGATATCAGTCATTCCTTCTCGTCAGGATGTGTGGCGCATGAGCGTTCTCTTTAGTCCTTTGCGATACTTTTGGCAACTGATCCTCTCTCATAAAACAATCCCTTCAGCATCAGGCGCTTTGTGGATAACTGACCGTGAACAGCTTTTAAGCTTTGGCGGTCTTGCTCGTTTCAAACACGAAGTGCAAGCTGAAACTAAACTTGCGACATTATTTAGTAGTACATATCAATGTCTTGTTGATGCTGGCCTATTCGGCGTGAGTTATGAAAAGAAATGGAGCTCACAGCTTGAAACAAGTCGCCGGCTGCTCTATCCGACAATGCGAGGTTGGAGAGCTCCACTCGCTTTAGCGACGCTTTTGACTCTTAATATTCCAACGGTTGTACTATTGAGTGCGTTTATGACTGGTTGGACGAGCCTGCAGTATGTATTCGGCCTTGTCCTTATAGCTTTTATGGCACTTTACAGTATGTACACTCATATTGTGTGGCGACAGAACTGGTGGCTTGGAGGTCTATTGTGGCCTATTATAATAGCACAAGAACTTATGCTATTTGTATGGAGTGTAGAGGGCTATATGCGCCATTCTATTACGTGGAAGGGTCGTCCTATTGCTGCACCGATTACGCAAACAGAACGACTCGAAATTGAACGTTAA
- a CDS encoding ATP-binding protein, producing MHKGGAVINQRTAQVMRFAGLVMPLILFVYGIFVHYHLVDSSHYVNDVLFFGLMIPWAFLGLLQFLYPATSWKLSGFRFAVYHMLSAIYIIYVSGFANPFIATWVLLFLAAYAYFGKIGLRLSVLSFLLIGELDVLVHLHNNTILLTNILTISAVLLVGLTAVAIARIQEIDGAELSRSKALESLQRDRILTIVNNLADAVLSTDEDGIIRVYNAASLNLLDTNNSLNGHHIDEILKLYESKDKQVSLFELLKNSQSVTVRDDLTMPLEDETLRLEVTFSPIRSSYSRKSGRHPKDGYIVIVRDVTKAKSLEEERDEFISVVSHELRTPITIAEGTISNVQLMMERPDIGEVVLKEAINTAHDQVIYLSKMVNDLSTLSRAERGIADTPEDIDVRALVEDLYNEYAPQAKLHKLHFDLDLDTHLGHVTVSRLYLKELLQNFITNSLKYTKEGSITLAVKRKDNIVSFSVQDTGIGISKSDQTKIFNKFFRSEDYRTRETSGTGLGLYVAAKLARKLNTRISFKSRLNHGSTFDIQLPAADEV from the coding sequence ATGCATAAAGGTGGGGCAGTTATAAATCAACGCACAGCACAAGTGATGCGATTTGCTGGTCTTGTTATGCCACTTATTCTGTTTGTTTATGGCATATTTGTTCACTATCACCTGGTAGACAGCTCACATTACGTCAATGACGTATTATTTTTCGGACTGATGATCCCTTGGGCGTTTTTAGGTTTGTTGCAATTTTTATACCCTGCAACCAGCTGGAAACTATCGGGCTTCCGTTTCGCCGTATATCACATGCTCTCAGCGATTTATATCATTTATGTCTCGGGGTTCGCCAATCCGTTTATTGCAACATGGGTACTTTTGTTTTTAGCTGCTTATGCGTATTTTGGCAAAATCGGGCTACGGCTCAGCGTGCTCTCATTCCTACTAATCGGAGAATTAGATGTTCTGGTGCATCTACATAACAATACGATCCTTCTTACTAACATTTTGACTATTTCCGCCGTATTGTTAGTTGGTCTTACAGCTGTAGCAATTGCCCGTATTCAAGAGATAGACGGTGCAGAGTTATCTCGTAGTAAGGCACTCGAGTCGCTTCAGCGTGATCGTATTCTAACTATCGTAAATAACCTAGCCGATGCAGTATTAAGCACTGACGAAGATGGTATCATTCGTGTATACAACGCCGCCTCGCTTAACCTATTGGACACTAATAATAGTCTCAATGGCCATCATATAGATGAAATCTTGAAGTTATATGAAAGCAAAGATAAGCAGGTCAGTCTATTTGAACTACTAAAAAATTCCCAAAGTGTTACCGTACGCGATGATCTTACTATGCCGCTAGAGGATGAGACCCTACGCCTTGAAGTGACGTTCTCTCCCATTAGAAGTAGCTATAGCCGCAAGAGCGGCCGACACCCCAAGGATGGTTATATCGTTATTGTTCGAGATGTCACAAAGGCTAAAAGTCTTGAAGAAGAACGTGATGAGTTTATTAGCGTTGTAAGCCACGAGCTTCGTACGCCAATCACTATTGCCGAAGGAACGATCAGTAACGTACAACTGATGATGGAACGACCAGATATCGGTGAGGTGGTATTAAAAGAAGCCATTAACACAGCACACGACCAAGTAATATATCTGTCTAAAATGGTAAATGATCTAAGTACACTATCGCGTGCAGAACGTGGTATAGCTGATACGCCAGAGGATATTGACGTGAGGGCGTTAGTTGAAGATCTTTATAACGAGTACGCACCACAAGCAAAACTCCACAAGTTACATTTTGACCTCGATCTCGACACTCACCTTGGCCACGTCACCGTTAGCCGACTTTATCTTAAAGAGCTGCTACAGAACTTTATTACAAATTCGCTTAAATACACAAAAGAGGGAAGTATAACTTTGGCTGTAAAGCGCAAAGACAATATTGTATCGTTTTCAGTACAAGATACGGGTATTGGTATCAGCAAGAGCGACCAGACAAAAATCTTTAATAAATTCTTTCGCTCAGAGGATTACCGCACTCGTGAGACAAGCGGCACTGGCCTAGGCCTTTATGTAGCAGCTAAGTTGGCACGGAAACTCAACACTAGGATTAGTTTTAAGAGTCGCCTAAACCATGGCTCTACTTTTGATATACAACTACCAGCAGCTGACGAAGTTTAG